Proteins from a genomic interval of Scomber scombrus chromosome 11, fScoSco1.1, whole genome shotgun sequence:
- the LOC133990915 gene encoding histamine H3 receptor, with the protein MSEEQSDSNSTGYYFDNASTRVQSSFVFSGPAFVILMVMMVTLVVVIVMGNALVIFAFKVDKSLRKQCNYYFLNLAISDFLVGAFCIPVYIPYILTGRWTLGRGLCKLWLVIDYLLCSASVFNIVLISYDRFLSVTRAVSYRARQSMTHQAIIKMIAVWVLAFFLYGPAIIFWELVMGRSRVPQDECFAEFYYSWYFLLSASMLEFFSPFISVAFFNLSIYLSIRRRRLHSRELQLHLQLSEPASTQGEGIPLSHNWGLGMKLAVRGSIHSQASSPSLGKLDPSNNRAAHPSRLSRDKKIAKSLAIIVCVFAICWAPYTLLMIIRAACRGRCIQHHWYEVTFWLLWLNSAINPFLYPLCHSSFRRAFSRILCPKRHTTPPSSVLRVGQ; encoded by the exons ATGTCGGAGGAGCAAAGTGATTCCAACTCCACTGGGTACTATTTTGACAATGCCTCAACTCGAGTCCAGAGCAGCTTCGTCTTTTCAGGACCtgcatttgtcattttgatggtgatgatggtgactTTGGTTGTTGTGATAGTTATGGGTAACGCACTGGTCATCTTTGCCTTTAAAGTGGACAAGAGTTTGAGAAAGCAATGCAATTACTACTTCCTGAATTTGGCAATATCAGATTTTCTTGTAG GGGCATTCTGCATCCCAGTATACATCCCCTACATCCTTACTGGCAGGTGGACACTGGGCAGAGGACTGTGTAAGCTGTGGCTGGTCATAGACTACCTACTTTGTTCCGCATCTGTCTTCAACATTGTCCTCATTAGCTACGACCGTTTCCTGTCAGTCACCAGAGCA GTAAGTTATCGTGCCAGGCAGAGCATGACTCATCAAGCCATAATTAAGATGATTGCTGTCTGGGTGCTAGCCTTTTTCTTGTATGGCCCAGCTATCATATTTTGGGAGCTGGTGATGGGCAGAAGCCGCGTGCCACAGGATGAGTGCTTTGCAGAGTTCTATTACTCTTGGTATTTCCTGCTGAGTGCTTCCATGCTGgagtttttctctcctttcatctcGGTGGCTTTCTTCAACCTCAGCATTTACCTCAGCATACGCAGGAGGAGACTCCACAGCAGGGAGCTGCAGCTCCACCTTCAACTGAGCGAACCTGCCTCTACCCAAGGGGAAGGTATCCCCTTGTCCCACAACTGGGGGTTGGGGATGAAACTGGCTGTAAGAGGCTCTATCCACTCCCAGGCCTCCTCTCCGAGTTTGGGTAAACTGGATCCCTCAAACAACAGGGCAGCCCATCCCAGCCGTCTGTCCAGGGATAAGAAAATTGCTAAGTCCCTGGCtataatagtgtgtgtgtttgccatcTGCTGGGCACCATACACCCTACTGATGATCATCCGTGCCGCCTGCAGAGGGCGGTGCATCCAGCATCACTGGTACGAGGTCACCTTCTGGCTCCTGTGGCTCAACTCTGCTATTAACCCATTCCTGTACCCGCTTTGCCACAGTAGCTTCCGCAGGGCCTTTAGCAGGATTCTCTGCCCAAAGCGGCATACTACTCCCCCGTCATCTGTCCTTCGTGTTGGCCAGTGA